In a single window of the Equus quagga isolate Etosha38 chromosome 7, UCLA_HA_Equagga_1.0, whole genome shotgun sequence genome:
- the LOC124241638 gene encoding olfactory receptor 1020-like codes for MGNQSTVARFILKSFSDDPTVNAVCTGCLLVTYAFGVLANIAVITVITKDGHLHAPMYFFLKSLSFLDVCYTSVTMPKAIVNAILGSQEISFLECAVQLYSFFTLAATECFLLTTMAYDRCMAIYRPLVYGVTMSRKLCWELVSTAWICGALYSIFHAINTFSLPFCGPNVIDHFFCDIPPVMRLSCADYHTNEEVSFIYTSCIILGACVLTLLSYLLIISTIAKIQQVQGRWKAFSTCSSHLTTVLLFYGTGSSLYLRPTSDYSPIQARLAAVFYSIITPTLNPLIYCLRNKEMKVALEKVFLQLQRRKA; via the coding sequence ATGGGGAATCAGAGCACCGTGGCACGATTTATCCTAAAGAGTTTCTCAGATGACCCCACTGTGAATGCTGTCTGCACTGGCTGTCTCCTGGTCACCTACGCCTTTGGGGTCCTGGCGAATATTGCTGTCATCACAGTGATTACCAAGGATGGCCACCTCCATGcacccatgtatttcttcctaaaGAGTCTGTCCTTTCTGGATGTGTGCTACACCTCGGTCACCATGCCCAAGGCCATTGTCAATGCCATCCTGGGTTCTCAGGAGATTTCCTTCCTAGAGTGTGCTGTCCAGCTCTACTCCTTTTTCACCCTGGCAGCCACCGAGTGCTTCCTGCTCACGaccatggcctatgaccgctgcATGGCCATCTATAGGCCCCTTGTCTATGGGGTCACAATGAGCAGGAAGCTCTGCTGGGAGCTGGTTTCCACCGCCTGGATTTGTGGGGCTCTCTATTCCATCTTCCATGCCATCAacaccttctccctccctttctgtgGACCGAATGTCATCgatcacttcttctgtgacataCCTCCTGTCATGAGGCTCTCCTGTGCTGACTATCACACAAATGAAGAAGTGAGTTTCATTTATACCAGCTGCATCATCCTGGGAGCCTGTGTTCTCACCCTGCTCTCGTACCTTCTCATCATCTCCACCATCGCCAAGATCCAGCAGGTGCAGGGCCGCTGGAAAGCCTTCTCCACTTGCTCTTCTCACCTGACCACTGTTCTCCTGTTTTATGGAACTGGGAGTTCCCTGTACCTGAGACCTACCTCTGACTATTCTCCCATCCAAGCGCGGCTGGCTGCTGTGTTTTACTCCATCATCACACCCACCTTGAATCCTCTCATCTATTGTCTgaggaacaaagaaatgaaagtagcTCTTGAGAAAGTGTTCCTTCAACTACAGAGAAGAAAAGCGTAA
- the LOC124241639 gene encoding olfactory receptor 2G3-like → MSNQTRVTQFILRGFSDVPELRSVLILFFSFVYLFGLLGNFSIITAVIRECQLHCPMYYFLKNLSFLDMCYTSVTIPKALATSLTGSGVISYLECVAQLYVFITLGPTECFLLTAMAYDQCLAIYRPLLYGAIMSEKLCSVLVVTAWGSGAIYSAFHTLNTFSLPFCGPNLIEHFFCDIPPVMRLACTDYRLNEEVGFAVSSCIVMSSFALTALSYVWIISTIARIPSVDGRWKSFSTCSSHLTTVVLFYGTGSLVYLRPASQYSPTQGRLASVFYSILTPTLNPVIYCLRNKDMKVALQKLYCRRKH, encoded by the coding sequence ATGTCCAATCAGACAAGAGTGACTCAATTCATCCTCAGAGGCTTCTCAGATGTCCCTGAACTGAGATCTGTGTTGATCTTATTTTTCTCGTTTGTCTACCTGTTTGGCCTCCTGGGGAACTTCTCCATCATCACAGCTGTGATTAGGGAATGCCAGCTCCACTGCCCCATGTACTATTTCCTGAAGAACCTGTCTTTTCTGGACATGTGCTACACCTCGGTCACCATCCCCAAGGCCCTGGCCACCTCCCTCACGGGGTCAGGGGTCATTTCCTACCTTGAGTGTGTAGCTCAGCTTTACGTGTTTATTACACTTGGTCCCACCGAGTGCTTCCTGCTCACAGCCATGGCCTATGACCAGTGCTTGGCCATCTACAGGCCCCTGCTCTATGGGGCCATCATGAGCGAGAAGCTTTGCTCTGTGCTGGTTGTCACAGCCTGGGGGAGCGGGGCCATCTACTCAGCCTTCCACACACTCAacaccttctccctccccttctgtGGGCCCAACCTCATTGAACATTTCTTCTGTGACATTCCTCCTGTCATGAGACTTGCCTGCACTGATTACCGCCTCAATGAGGAAGTGGGCTTTGCTGTGAGCAGCTGCATTGTCATGAGTTCCTTTGCCCTAACAGCCCTCTCCTACGTCTGGATCATCTCCACGATTGCCCGGATCCCCTCTGTGGACGGGAGGTGGAAatccttctccacctgctcctctcaTCTGACcacagttgttttgttttatggaaCCGGAAGCCTCGTGTACTTGAGGCCTGCCTCCCAATACTCCCCAACCCAGGGTCGCCTGGCATCTGTGTTTTACTCCATTCTCACACCCACTTTGAATCCTGTCATCTACTGTCTGAGGAACAAAGATATGAAGGTTGCCCTGCAGAAACTGTACTGTCGAAGAAAGCACTGA